The stretch of DNA TAATGTTTAGCGGCCCTTATTGGCCAGGGATGAAAGAATGAATGCACTACGTTTGACGAGCCTTGCCGCGCTGGTTTGCGGCCTGCTGGCGCTTTCGGGCTGTGACGATAAAAACAATCAGCAAACCGTTCAGCCCACCGCCTCTGCTGCGGCGGAACAAAGCAGCAAAGCTGAAACTAAACCGGATACCGCCCAGCTAGAAAAACTGGCGCAGCAGTCCGCAGGGAAGCCGCTGAAACTGCTTGATGCCTCCGAAGTTCAGCTGGACGGTGCCAGCACGTTAGTGCTGACGTTTTCCATTCCGCTCGATCCCAATCAGGACTTCAATAAAGTCGCCCATCTGGTGGATAAAACCAGCGGCAAAGTGGACGGTGCCTGGGAGCTTTCCCGCGACCTGAAAGAGCTACGCCTGCGCCACCTTGAGCCAAAACGCACGCTGATCGTGACCGTAGAAAGTGGCCTGCTTGCACTGAATAAAGCGACGCTGGAGGCCAGCTTCGAAAAACAGATCGCCACGCGTGACGTGCAGCCGAGCGTAGGCTTTGCCAGCAAAGGCTCGTTACTGCCGACCAAAGTGATTGCGGGTTTGCCTGTTATGGCGCTCAACGTCGATAAAATTGACGTCAACTTCTACCGCATTAAGGACAGCTCGCTCAGCGCGTTTGTCAGCCAATGGCAGTATCGCAACTCGGTCTCTAACTGGGAGTCCGACAATCTTCTGAAACTGGCCGATCTGGTTTACACCGGTCGTTTTGACCTCAACCCTGCACGCAACACCCGCGAGAAGCTGATGTTGCCGCTGGGCGATATCAAGCCCCTGCAGCAGCCCGGCGTTTATCTGGCGATCATGAATCAGGCGGGTCATTACGCCTACAGCAATGCCGCGACGCTCTTCACGCTGAGCGATGTGGGCATTTCGGTGCATCGCTATCACGACAGGCTGGACGTCTTTACCCAGAGTCTGGAAAACGGTGCCGCGCAGTCGGGCGTTGAAATTGTGCTGCTGAACGAAAAAGGGCAGACGGTTGGGCAAGGTAAAAGCGACGGTGACGGGCACGCCACGCTTGAGAAGCTGAATAAAGGCACGTTACTGCTGGCGCGCAATGGCGAGCAAACCACGCTGCTGGATCTCAGCCGCCCGGCGCTGGACCTGGCCGAGTTTGATATCGCCGGTGAACAGGGCTACAGCAAACAGTTCTTTATGTTTGGCCCAAGAGATCTCTATCGCCCGGGAGAGTCGGTCATCGTTAATGCCCTGCTCAGGGACGGAGACGGCAAACCGCTGCCGCCGCAGCCGGTGAAGCTTGAGGTGGTGAAACCAGATGGTCAGGTTGCCCGCACCGAAGTCTGGCAGTCGGCCAACGGGCTTTATCAATTTACCTGGCCTCTGAGCGACAGCGCGGCAACCGGGAACTGGCAAATGCGGGTCAACACCGGGGATAACCAGCCTCGCAGCTGGGCATTTAAAGTTGAAGACTTTATGCCGGAGCGTATGGCGCTGAATCTCACGGCGCAGAGTGCGCCGATATCCCCTGAAGATACCGTCAACTTTGACGTTGCCGGGCGCTATCTCTATGGGGCGCCAGCCGCGGGTAACAACCTTCAGGGGCAGCTCTTCCTGCGTCCTTTACGTGAGGCCGTTGCCGGGCTTCCGGGGTTCCAGTTTGGCGATATTAATGAGCAAAACCTTGCCCGTAGCCTGGATGCCGTTGAGCTAACGCTCGATGAAAAGGGGCATACGACCGTCAGCGCGGAAAGCCAGTGGGGAGACGTGCATTCTCCACTCCGCCTGATTTTGCAGGCCAGCCTGCTGGAGTCCGGCGGTCGCCCGGTGACACGCCGCGTAGAGCAGGCCATCTGGCCCGCTCAGGCATTGCCGGGGATCCGCCCTCAGTTTGCCAGTAAAGAGGTCTATGACTACCGGACCGACACTACCCGCACGCAGCCGATCGTTGATGAAGACAGCAGCGTAGGCTTTGACATTGTCTATGCAGATGCACAGGGAGAGAAGCTAGCGGTAAGTGACCTGGACGTGCGCCTGATTCGCGAGCGTAGGGATTACTACTGGAGCTGGGAAGAAAGCGAAGGCTGGCAGTCTCAGTATGACCAAAAAGATCTGGTGGAAGCGGAGCAGAAGCTAACCCTTACCGCAGGGGAAACGGGCAAGGTGGCCTTCCCCGTAGAGTGGGGCTCCTACCGCCTGGAAGTCCGTGACCCACAAAGTAATCTCGTCAGCAGCCTGCGTTTTTGGGCAGGCTATAGCTGGCAGGATAACAGCGACGGAACCGGGGCGGTACGCCCGGACCGGGTGACGCTAAAAATAGACAAGCCTTCCTATAAAGCGGGCGATACCATCAATCTACATATCGCCGCACCTGCAGCGGGTAAAGGGTATGCGCTGGTGGAGTCCAGCGATGGGCCGCTGTGGTGGAAAGAAATAGACGTTCCGGCAAGCGGCATGGATCTCGCTATCCCGGTGGATAAAAGCTGGCAGCGTCACGATCTTTACCTGAGTACCGTGGTTATTCGCCCCGGAGACAAGGCTCGTTCCGCCACGCCTAAGCGCGCTGTCGGGATCCTTCACCTGCCGCTAGGAGACGAGAGTCGCCGCCTCGATCTTACGTTGCAAAATCCAGCCAAAATGCGCCCCAACCAGAACCTGACGGTTAAGGTGAAGGCCAGCGTGAAAAATGGCGAAGTGCCGAAGCAGATCAACGTGCTGCTGTCCGCCGTGGACAGCGGCGTGCTTAACATCACCGATTACAAAACGCCGGATCCGTGGGATGCCTTCTTTGGACGCAAGCGCTATGGCGCTGACATTTACGACATTTACGGCCAGGTGATTGAAGGCGAGGGGCGGCTGGCTGCGCTGCGCTTTGGCGGTGACGGAGATGAAGGTGATGAGCTAAGCCGTGGTGGTAAAAAGCCGGTAAACCACGTGACTATCATCGCGCAACAGGCTCAGCCCGTAGCATTAGATGAAAACGGTGAAGGAACGGTGACGCTGCCAATTGGTGATTTCAACGGTGAACTGCGGGTCATGGCGCAGGCCTGGACCGACGATCGCTTTGGTAATAGCGAAGAAAAAGTTACGGTTGCCGCGCCGCTGGTGAGCGAGCTGGCCGCGCCGAGATTTATGGCCGGTGGAGATACCAGCCGCCTGGCGCTGGATCTCACTAACCTGACGGACAGACCCCAGCAGCTTAGCGTGGCGCTCAGCGCTCAGGGCCTGTTAGCGCTAAACGGAGCGTCGACGATGGACGTGAAGCTGGCCCCTGGTGCTCGCGGCACGCTGTTCATCCCTGTTCGCGCGCTGGAAGGTTTTGGTGACGGTGAAATCAAAGCCGTGATTAACGGACTTTCACTGCCGGGCGAGACGCTGGCGACCCCGGATAAACAGTGGAAAATCGGCGTTCGTCCTGCGTTCCCTGCGCAGACGGTGAACAGTGGCGCGGTGGTTAAACCGGGCGAAGTCTGGACGCTTCCACCTGCGCATCTGTCAGGGATTGCTGCTTCGACGCTGGAAGGTCAACTGCTGCTGAGCGGGCGCCCGCCTCTGAACCTGGCGCGCTACATTCGCGAGCTAAAAGCCTATCCGTACGGCTGCCTGGAGCAGACGACCAGCGGCCTGTTCCCGTCGCTGTACACTAACGAAGCTGAACTTAACGCATTGGGTATCAAAGGGATAACCGATTCTCAGCGTCGCGCTGCCATTGATGTGGGCATTGCCCGCCTGCAGGAAATGCAAAGCGACAATGGCGGCTTCGGGCTGTGGGATAAATCAGGGCCGGAAGAATACTGGCTGACGGCCTATGTTACAGATTTCCTGGTTCGGGCCAGCGAGCAGGGCTACAGCGTTAATGGCGACGCGCTCGGCAAGGCTAATCAGCGCCTGCTGCGCTATCTTCAGGATCCGGGCATGATCGCCTTGCGCTATACCGACGATGCTCCGGCCAGCCGCTTCGCGGTTCAGGCCTATGCCGGGCTGGTGCTGGCTCGTCAACAAAAAGCGCCGCTTGGGGCATTGCGTGAACTGTGGCAGCGTCACGAACAGGCTCGTGCCGGACTGCCGCTGGTGCAGCTGGGTATTGCCCTGAAGCTTATGGGCGATGAGCCGCGTAGCCAGCAGGCGATTGCTCTGGGGCTGAAAACTCAGCGCAGCGATAAACAGGTATGGATGGCGGATTACGGCAGCGAGCTGCGGGATAAAGCAATGATGCTGAGCCTGCTGGAAGAGAACAAGCTGTTGCCGGATAGCCAGAATCAGCTGCTGCTTGAGCTGTCCGATATGGCCTGGAGCCAGCGCTGGTTATCCACTCAGGAAACGAACGCATTGTTCATTGCCGGCCACGGTCTGCAAAACGTGAAAGGTGACTGGCAGGCGCAGACATCGTTGGGCGCGGGGCCGCTGGCTTCCAGCCAGGCGGTAACGCGTAATCTGACCGCACAGCAGCTTTCTGGCCTGCACCTGACCAACACCGGGATGTCCAGCCTCTATTTACGCCTGGACAGCGCGGGGTATCCGCAGCAGGCGCCGGCTGCCTACAGCAACGTGCTGCATATTGAACGTCACTTCCTTGATGCGAAAGGCAATACACGGTCACTTTCATCGTTGAAAAGCGGGGAGTTGGTGATGGTGTGGCTGGACGTTTGGGCTGACAAAAACGTGCCGGATGCGCTAGTGGTGGATTTACTGCCTGCCGGGTTGGAGCTGGAAAACCAGAATCTGGCGAACAGCAGCGCCAGCCTGAGCGACAGCGCGAGCGGAGTACAGACGTTGTTGAACCAAATGCAGCAGCAGGACATACAGCATATGGAGTTCAGGGATGACCGCTTTGTGGCCGCGCTGCCGCTGAACGAGGGCCAGCATGCAACCCTTATCTATCTGGCTCGAGCCGTTACGCCGGGAAGCTACACCGTGCCTGTCCCGCAGGTGGAATCAATGTACGTCCCGCAGTGGCGGGCAACCGGTAACAGTACCGGCACGTTGACCGTTGTGCCGTAAGCAGAGCGTCGGTGCTTAACGGATCAAGGCTACGCTGGCGGCGGCGCTATCTCTGGTTGATAGTGCCGCTGCTGGTTGCCTCTTTTATCTGGCTGGCGGATAAGCTCTGGCCTCTGCCTTTACATGAGGTCAACCCGGCTCGCGTAGTGGTCGCTGAAAACGGTACTCCTCTATGGCGATTTGCGGATGCGGAAGGGATCTGGCGTTATCCGGTGGAGCTGAATCAGGTTTCTCCTCGTTACCTTGAAGCGCTTATTGGCTATGAGGATCGCTGGTTTTGGGATCATCCCGGCGTAAATCCTTTCTCGATTTTGAGAGCGGCCTGGCAGGATCTGCGTCATGGAGAAGTGATCTCCGGGGGCAGCACGTTGACGATGCAGGTTGCGCGTCTGCTGGATCCTCATCCTCGTACTTTCGGCGGTAAAGTTCGCCAGGTCTGGCGCGCGTTCCAGCTCGAATGGCATCTTTCCAAAAAGCAGATCCTGACCCTCTACCTCAACCGTGCTCCCTTCGGCGGCACGTTACAGGGCGTCGGCGCGGCAAGCTGGGCCTATCTCGGGAAAGCCCCTGAAAAGCTAAGTTATTCAGAAGCTGCGCTGCTGGCGGTACTTCCGCAGGCACCAAGCCGCCTGCGGCCTGACCGCTGGCCTGAACGCGCGCAGCTAGCACGGGATAAGGTACTCCGTCGCATGGCGGAACAGGGCGTGTGGTCACAGAAACAGGTTACAGAGTCTTTGCAGGAGCCTGTCTGGCTGGTACCCCGCCAGATGCCGCAGCTCGCCCCGCTGCTGTCCCGGTATCTGGCATCGCGCACTAAAGATACGCTGATCTCTACCACGCTGAATGCTTCTTTGCAGCGTCAGCTGGAAGAGCTGGCCCTGGGCTGGAAATCACGTTTACCGCCTCGATCTTCACTGGCCATGCTGGTGGTTGACCACACCACGATGCAGGTTCGCGCGTGGGTTGGCTCGGCGGATATCAACGATGACAGCCGATTCGGGCATGTC from Cedecea neteri encodes:
- a CDS encoding alpha-2-macroglobulin family protein, giving the protein MNALRLTSLAALVCGLLALSGCDDKNNQQTVQPTASAAAEQSSKAETKPDTAQLEKLAQQSAGKPLKLLDASEVQLDGASTLVLTFSIPLDPNQDFNKVAHLVDKTSGKVDGAWELSRDLKELRLRHLEPKRTLIVTVESGLLALNKATLEASFEKQIATRDVQPSVGFASKGSLLPTKVIAGLPVMALNVDKIDVNFYRIKDSSLSAFVSQWQYRNSVSNWESDNLLKLADLVYTGRFDLNPARNTREKLMLPLGDIKPLQQPGVYLAIMNQAGHYAYSNAATLFTLSDVGISVHRYHDRLDVFTQSLENGAAQSGVEIVLLNEKGQTVGQGKSDGDGHATLEKLNKGTLLLARNGEQTTLLDLSRPALDLAEFDIAGEQGYSKQFFMFGPRDLYRPGESVIVNALLRDGDGKPLPPQPVKLEVVKPDGQVARTEVWQSANGLYQFTWPLSDSAATGNWQMRVNTGDNQPRSWAFKVEDFMPERMALNLTAQSAPISPEDTVNFDVAGRYLYGAPAAGNNLQGQLFLRPLREAVAGLPGFQFGDINEQNLARSLDAVELTLDEKGHTTVSAESQWGDVHSPLRLILQASLLESGGRPVTRRVEQAIWPAQALPGIRPQFASKEVYDYRTDTTRTQPIVDEDSSVGFDIVYADAQGEKLAVSDLDVRLIRERRDYYWSWEESEGWQSQYDQKDLVEAEQKLTLTAGETGKVAFPVEWGSYRLEVRDPQSNLVSSLRFWAGYSWQDNSDGTGAVRPDRVTLKIDKPSYKAGDTINLHIAAPAAGKGYALVESSDGPLWWKEIDVPASGMDLAIPVDKSWQRHDLYLSTVVIRPGDKARSATPKRAVGILHLPLGDESRRLDLTLQNPAKMRPNQNLTVKVKASVKNGEVPKQINVLLSAVDSGVLNITDYKTPDPWDAFFGRKRYGADIYDIYGQVIEGEGRLAALRFGGDGDEGDELSRGGKKPVNHVTIIAQQAQPVALDENGEGTVTLPIGDFNGELRVMAQAWTDDRFGNSEEKVTVAAPLVSELAAPRFMAGGDTSRLALDLTNLTDRPQQLSVALSAQGLLALNGASTMDVKLAPGARGTLFIPVRALEGFGDGEIKAVINGLSLPGETLATPDKQWKIGVRPAFPAQTVNSGAVVKPGEVWTLPPAHLSGIAASTLEGQLLLSGRPPLNLARYIRELKAYPYGCLEQTTSGLFPSLYTNEAELNALGIKGITDSQRRAAIDVGIARLQEMQSDNGGFGLWDKSGPEEYWLTAYVTDFLVRASEQGYSVNGDALGKANQRLLRYLQDPGMIALRYTDDAPASRFAVQAYAGLVLARQQKAPLGALRELWQRHEQARAGLPLVQLGIALKLMGDEPRSQQAIALGLKTQRSDKQVWMADYGSELRDKAMMLSLLEENKLLPDSQNQLLLELSDMAWSQRWLSTQETNALFIAGHGLQNVKGDWQAQTSLGAGPLASSQAVTRNLTAQQLSGLHLTNTGMSSLYLRLDSAGYPQQAPAAYSNVLHIERHFLDAKGNTRSLSSLKSGELVMVWLDVWADKNVPDALVVDLLPAGLELENQNLANSSASLSDSASGVQTLLNQMQQQDIQHMEFRDDRFVAALPLNEGQHATLIYLARAVTPGSYTVPVPQVESMYVPQWRATGNSTGTLTVVP